The following coding sequences are from one Nicotiana tabacum cultivar K326 chromosome 1, ASM71507v2, whole genome shotgun sequence window:
- the LOC142163951 gene encoding uncharacterized protein LOC142163951, with protein MECKFSGVIQEAGVDVRLDTQVILKRRSFKYLGSINQDESRGDEDTEMDAWKDMIKNEVIRDKVRVACVADKIGELRLRWFRHVKRRCERLAMTGPRRDRDRPKKY; from the exons atggagtgcaagttcagtggcGTGATTCAGGAGGCCGGCGTTGATGTGAGGCTGGATACACAAGTTATCCTCAAGAGAagaagtttcaagtatcttggttCTATAAACCAAG ATGAAAGTCGCGGAGATGAGGATACTGAGATGGATGCGTGGAAGGATATGATTAAGAATGAGGTTATCCGTGACAAAGTGAGAGTGGCCTGTGTGGCAGACAAGATAGGGGAActgagattgagatggttcagaCATGTGAAGAGGAGGTGTGAGAGATTGGCTATGACAGGACCTAGGAGAGATAGAGATAGGCCGAAGAAATACTAG